From a region of the Cyclopterus lumpus isolate fCycLum1 chromosome 5, fCycLum1.pri, whole genome shotgun sequence genome:
- the LOC117730355 gene encoding uncharacterized protein LOC117730355 yields MLTTEKRIYGGSTLTTEKRTYGGSTLTTEKRIYGGSTLTTEKRSYGGSMLTTEKRIYGGSTLTTEKRTYGGSTLTTEKRIYGGSTLTTEKRTYGGSTLTTEKRSYGGSTLTTEKRSYGGSTLTTEKRSYGGSTLTTEKRIYGGSMLTTEKRSYGGSTLTTEKRIYGGSTLTTEKRIYGGSMLTTEKRIYGGSMLTTEKRSMEAPR; encoded by the exons ATGTTGACCACAGAGAAGAGGATCTATGGAGGCTCCACGTTgaccacagagaagaggacCTATGGAGGCTCCACGTTGACCACAGAGAAGAGGATCTATGGAGGCTCCACGTTgaccacagagaagaggagctaTGGAGGCTCCATGTTGACCACAGAGAAGAGGATCTATGGAGGCTCCACGTTgaccacagagaagaggacCTATGGAGGCTCCACGTTGACCACAGAGAAGAGGATCTATGGAGGCTCCACGTTgaccacagagaagaggacCTATGGAGGCTCCACGTTgaccacagagaagaggagctaTGGAGGCTCCACGTTgaccacagagaagaggagctaTGGAGGCTCCACGTTgaccacagagaagaggagctaTGGAGGCTCCACGTTGACCACAGAGAAGAGGATCTATGGAGGCTCCATGTTgaccacagagaagaggagctaTGGAGGCTCCACGTTGACCACAGAGAAGAGGATCTATGGAGGCTCCACGTTGACCACAGAGAAGAGGATCTATGGAGGCTCCATGTTGACCACAGAGAAGAG GATCTATGGAGGCTCCATGTTGACCACAGAGAAGAGGTCTATGGAGGCTCCACGTTGA